CGCGGACCGGCTGGAGCTGGTGACCGACATGGCCGCCGACGGACTCACCCCACCGGTGGAGACCTTCGCCGCCATCCGCGCCTCCGTCGACATCCCGCTGCGCGTGATGCTGCGCCGGGCGGACGGTTTCGCGGCGGGGGACGCCGAAGACGTCGCCGCGCTCGTACGGGTCGCCCGCGAGCTGCGCGCCGCCGGAGCGGGCGAGTTCGTGCTCGGGTTCCTCGACGAGCACGGCGGCCCCGACCTGGCCGCGGTGGAGCGGATCGCCGCTGAACTGGACGGCTGCCGCTGGACCTTCCACCGCGCGATCGACCGCGCCGCCGACCGCGACGCCCTGCGCAAGCAGCTCGCGGACCTGCCGGGCCTCGACGCCTACCTGACCGCCGGGTCCGCTGCGGGCGTGGACGACGGGCTCCCCACGCTCCTCGCCGAGGCCGCGCGCACCGGCGAGCCGGGCTACGAGCCGCGGATCATGGTCGGTGGCGGGCTGCGCCTCGACCACCTGCCGCCGCTGCTCGCCGCGGGCGTCGACGCCTTCCACATCGGCGGAGCCGCCCGGCCCGAGGGCTGGACCGCTCCGGTCTCGGCGAAGGCGGTACGGGAGTGGCGAGAGGCGCTGGACGCGTAGCGAAGGCACCGTTCCTCGGCGCGGAAGCCGGCGACGTGCCCGAGGTCCCGGGAGGGACCTGCCGGATCAGCCCAGTTGGGCGGGCAGCGGCGCCGCGTGCGTGACGATCAGGCCCGAGACCGCACGGGTCAGGGCCACATACAGGCGGCGCAGGCCGGTGCGTTCGTCCGGTTCGCCGTCGACGACGGCCTGCGGCTCGTCGAGGACCACGTAGTCGTACTCGAGGCCCTTGGCGAGCGAGGCCGGCACCAGGGTGAGCCGGGTCTCGGCCGTCGTCTCCTCGCCCGGGCCGAGGTACGTCCGCCCGGCCGCCGTCAGCGCCTCGGCGAGGGCAGGGATCCGGGCATCGGCGGCGATCAGTCCGACCGACCCTTCGTTGCCCAGCAACTCCCGCACGGCACCCACGACGTCGGCGTCCGCCCCACTCGCCCGCACCTCGAAGAAACCCGGGTTCTCACGCACCGACGCCACCGGCGTCAGACCGGGCGCGATGTGCGGCAGCAGCCGGGACGCGTACGTGATGACGTCGGTGGGGACGCGGAAACCGGCCGTCAGCTCTTCGACCACGGCGTCGGCCTTCCCGAGATGGCCCAGCGCCTCGTCCCAGCTCCGCGTCGCCCAGGGCGTCGTACCCTGCGCCAGATCCCCCAGCACGGTCGCCGATCCCGTCGTACAGCGCCGCCCCACCGCCCGGTACTGCATCGGCGACAAGTCCTGCGCCTCGTCGAGCACCACATGCCCGAGGGAGTGCGTGCGCTGGACGAGATCGGTCGCCTCGTCGATCAGCACGGCGTCCGCCGCCGACCACTTGGCGGACTTCACGCTCCGTACGGGCTTGGACCAGAGCATCTTCTTCTGCTCGTCCTCGTCGAGGATCCCCTCCGCGTGGACGGCGAGGAAGTCGGCGTCGGTGAGCAGTCGCAGCACGAGTTTGGCGGGGTCGACGGGCGGCCAGATCGCCTTGACCGCCGCCTTCACGGCGGTGTTGCGGGCGACGGCGTCCTGCACCCGGTCGTCCGGCGCCTCGCCGGACCGTTCCATCTGGACCAGTACGGCGTGCGCGATCCGCTGCGGAAGGGCGTCGCGGGCGGCGCCGTACCGGATGTCGCGGTCCAGCAACTCCCGCACGATCTCCTCGAGTTCGTACGCCGGTACGCGCCAGCGCCGCGAGCCGCGCACCACCATGACCGGCTCGGTGGGCGGGGTCACGTGCGAGCGGACGGCCCGGCGCAGCACCTCGGCCATGCGGGCGTCGCCCTTGATGACGGCGGCAGCGGCGTCATCCGTCCCGCGCACCTCGACATGGGCGACGAGATCGTCGACCGTCGCCTGCTTGACCTCCAGCTCGCCCAGAGCCGGGAGGACCTGCTCGATGTAGTGCAGGAAGGACTTGTTCGGCCCGATGACCAGGGTGCCGGTGCGGGCGAGCCGCTCCCGGTGGGCGTACAGCAGATACGCCACCCGGTGCAGACCGACGGCGGTCTTTCCGGTGCCGGGGCCTCCCTGCACGCAGACGGATCCGGCGAGCCCGCTGCGTACGATCTCGTCCTGCTCCGGCTGGATGGTCGCCACGATGTCGCGCATCGGGCCGACGCGCGGGCGCTCGATCTCCTGCTGGAGCAGCTTGCTGGTGGCCGCCTCGGTCGGATCCGACAGGTGCTCGTCCTCGTACGCCGTGAGGTCGCCGCCCGTGTAGCCGAAACGGCGGCGCAGCCCGACGTCCATCGGGTCCTTCTTCGAGGCCCGGTAGAACGGCTGCGACACCGGCGCGCGCCAGTCGATGACCATCGGGTCGCCCTCGGCGTCGTGCACATGCCGCCGCCCGATGTAAAAGCGCTCGCCTTCCGCACCCTCCGCCTTGTCCGCGCCCGGTGCGTGCAGATAGTCGAGGCGCCCGAAGAACAGCGGGGTGTGGCTCAGGTCGGCGAGCGCCTTGATGCGCTCGTCGATCTGGTGCTGGAGCACCGCGGCGTTCACCCAGTTCGCGGTGACGTCGCTGATGTCGAGGTTCTCGACGTCCTCGCGCATCGCGCGCAGGGCGGAACGGGAGTGGGCGAGGTGGGTGCGCTCGCGGGAGAGGGGGTCGTGAGCGTCGTAGGGGTCGTAAGGGCCGTCTGGCGGGGTGGACACGGGGGTTGCCTCCGGGGACCTGCTGCGTGCGTGACACCTCGTGGGTGATTCCTGGATGCCGTCCGGTTTCCGGCCGGCCAAGTAGGGGCGGCCCGTAGGGCCTCGTTTGAGGGTGGTGGTGGGAGACGGGTGGGACGCACTCCGCGACAGGGAGGCGGGCAAGAGCGGAGATTCTAGGTGACCCAGGAGCGGGGGCCACCGGATTTCCGCGGCCTCAGGGACGCACCCCGCAGGACCCTAGGGGTCGGCGTCCGTCGCGAGGCGTACGGCGCGGGACCCGCAGGCGTACGCGGCGGCCGGGAGGTTCGGTCCGGAGGCCGACGCCATTCGGGGCGCACGGTTCCACCATGGATATATGAGCGCAGCCACCTTCACCTCAGGCACTGTCCACCCCGGTGCGCCGAGCGGCGCGACCGGCGTCACCTCCTCCCACCACCCCCACCGCCTCGGCGACGCCCTGCGCGCGGTCAAGGTGTTCGCGGAGGCTTTCGTCGGCGTCGTGATCCTCGGAGAGTACGGCGAGGAAGCGGGCGTACGACGGCGGTGAGCCGTACGGCGACCGGCGCGCGGCGGTGAGCCGTACGCCGGGCCGAACCTGCCCGGCACATAGGGTCACTTCGTGCCCCTACGGACAGTGACCGGCATTTCACCCATCGAAGCCAGCCGATTCTCCCGGTTCTCCCGGTTCTTCCTGCTCGCCCTCTCCCTCGCCGCCTTCTCCGCCCTGTGCGTCGTCACCCGCGCTCCCATGGCCGACACGCTGGTCTACCGGGCCGAGGGCGCGGCCGTACTGAACGGTGTGGATCTCTACGCGTTCACCGTGACGGAGTGGCACCTTCCGGCCACGTACCCGCCCTTCGCGGCGCTCCTCTTCGTACCGGCGGCCTGGATTCCGCCGGTCGCTCTCAAGCTGGCCTTCGTCGCCGGAAACGTAGTCCTGCTGGCCCTGCTCGTCCGGCTCTCCTGCCGTCTCGCGGGCATCGCGATGTCGCGGCCCGCCGTCTGCGCCGCCACCGCCCTCGCGCTGTGGCTCGAACCCGTCTTCCAGACCGTCCTCTTCGGCCAGATCAACCTCGCCGTGGCCTGCCTGATCCTCTGGGACCTGACGCGGCCGCCGGGCACCCGGGGCAAGGGCATCGCGCTCGGCATCGCGGCCGGAGTGAAACTGACCCCCGCCGTCTTCATCGCGTACCTGCTGCTCACCAACCGCCGGCGGGAAGCCGGTGCGGCGACGGCGGCCTTCGCGGGAACCGTCCTGCTGGGCGCGCTCGCGCTGCCCGCCGCGAGCGTCGACTTCTGGACCAGGCGGCTGTACGAGACCGACCGCGTCGGCAAGGCCTGGATCGTCGACAACCAGTCGCTTCAGGGCCTGATCGCCCGTGCGCTGGGCGACCCGGCGCCCGGCCCGGCGTGGGCCGTACCCGCGCTGGCCGTCGCGCTGGCGGGAATGTGGCTGGCGAGCCGCGCCCGCACCGGCCGCCGCCGGGGCATCCTCGTCACCGCCCTCACGGCGCTCCTCGTCTCGCCGATCAGCTGGTCGCACCACTGGGTGTGGTGCGTACCGCTGATCGCCGTGCTGTACGCCGAACGCCGCCTCCGCCTGGCCGCAGCGGTGACCGCGCTCTTCACGGCCCGCACCTTGTGGCTGATCCCGCACCAGGGCGACCTGGATCTCCAACTCCCCTGGTGGCAGCAGCCGTTGGCGTCGCCGTACCCCCTGCTGGGGCTGTGGCTCCTGGCTCAGCTGTCGGTCTCGGCCAGCAGCTCGTCCGCGTCCATGATCCGGTACGCGTACCCCT
This genomic interval from Streptomyces dengpaensis contains the following:
- a CDS encoding copper homeostasis protein CutC, whose protein sequence is MSERKSALLEVIALGVEDAVAAQAGGADRLELVTDMAADGLTPPVETFAAIRASVDIPLRVMLRRADGFAAGDAEDVAALVRVARELRAAGAGEFVLGFLDEHGGPDLAAVERIAAELDGCRWTFHRAIDRAADRDALRKQLADLPGLDAYLTAGSAAGVDDGLPTLLAEAARTGEPGYEPRIMVGGGLRLDHLPPLLAAGVDAFHIGGAARPEGWTAPVSAKAVREWREALDA
- a CDS encoding HelD family protein, which produces MSTPPDGPYDPYDAHDPLSRERTHLAHSRSALRAMREDVENLDISDVTANWVNAAVLQHQIDERIKALADLSHTPLFFGRLDYLHAPGADKAEGAEGERFYIGRRHVHDAEGDPMVIDWRAPVSQPFYRASKKDPMDVGLRRRFGYTGGDLTAYEDEHLSDPTEAATSKLLQQEIERPRVGPMRDIVATIQPEQDEIVRSGLAGSVCVQGGPGTGKTAVGLHRVAYLLYAHRERLARTGTLVIGPNKSFLHYIEQVLPALGELEVKQATVDDLVAHVEVRGTDDAAAAVIKGDARMAEVLRRAVRSHVTPPTEPVMVVRGSRRWRVPAYELEEIVRELLDRDIRYGAARDALPQRIAHAVLVQMERSGEAPDDRVQDAVARNTAVKAAVKAIWPPVDPAKLVLRLLTDADFLAVHAEGILDEDEQKKMLWSKPVRSVKSAKWSAADAVLIDEATDLVQRTHSLGHVVLDEAQDLSPMQYRAVGRRCTTGSATVLGDLAQGTTPWATRSWDEALGHLGKADAVVEELTAGFRVPTDVITYASRLLPHIAPGLTPVASVRENPGFFEVRASGADADVVGAVRELLGNEGSVGLIAADARIPALAEALTAAGRTYLGPGEETTAETRLTLVPASLAKGLEYDYVVLDEPQAVVDGEPDERTGLRRLYVALTRAVSGLIVTHAAPLPAQLG